The proteins below are encoded in one region of Pygocentrus nattereri isolate fPygNat1 chromosome 13, fPygNat1.pri, whole genome shotgun sequence:
- the gprc5c gene encoding G-protein coupled receptor family C group 5 member C isoform X1 codes for MARLIHRFQTLLLSLTISVPSLLSFSAVSAAPQGCGTNVNSLYFNLCDLSAVWGIILEAFASAGVLASLILLMVLLASLPFLSDKKRRSSVGLDTFFLICTLGLFGLTFAFIVGKDFSTCASRRFLFGVLFAGCFSCLLMKAVNLNLLARRDSGPRGWVLCLGALAFWLVEVVINTEWLIITIVRYPNISVNGSGVLVSAVPCNIANQDFVMALIYVLNLLLAVLVAPVPVLAGKHKRWHKDAIFILITGLLSVGIWVAWIVMYTYGNNKYGGATWDDPTLAIALVANAWVFVLLYTIPEVCFLTEEDEVESGFGEDLYPSHGVGYETILKEQSSQSIFMENKAFSMDEPNPGNKPVSPYSNYNGQLRSSVYQPTELALITKGIGSQMDLSYDTAIPRASLGSPHSQSSSSSSPSTRPEDSPHGQKHVTNGNGLHWKPQWSG; via the exons ATGGCTCGCCTCATTCACAGGTTCCAGACCTTACTCCTTTCCCTGACCATCAGCGTTCCCTCTCTACTTAGCTTCAGTGCAGTCAGTGCAGCCCCACAGGGTTGTGGCACCAATGTGAACTCTCTCTACTTCAACCTATGTGACCTCAGTGCCGTCTGGGGAATCATATTGGAGGCATTTGCCTCTGCCGGAGTGCTGGCCTCTCTGATTCTCCTGATGGTGCTCCTGGCCAGTTTACCCTTCTTGTCGGACAAAAAAAGGCGCAGCTCGGTAGGGCTGGACACCTTCTTTCTGATCTGCACCTTGGGCCTTTTTGGCTTGACCTTTGCCTTCATCGTGGGGAAGGACTTTTCCACGTGTGCCTCACGGCGCTTTCTGTTTGGGGTGCTGTTTGCCGGATGCTTCTCTTGCCTCTTGATGAAAGCCGTGAACCTCAACCTGCTGGCCAGGAGGGACTCTGGACCCAGAGGCTGGGTGCTATGCCTGGGTGCTTTGGCGTTctggctggtggaggtggtcaTCAACACAGAATGGCTGATTATCACTATAGTTCGGTATCCCAATATCTCTGTTAATGGCAGTGGAGTTCTTGTCTCTGCCGTGCCTTGCAACATTGCCAACCAGGACTTTGTCATGGCTTTGATCTACGTTCTGAACCTCCTACTGGCCGTCCTCGTGGCACCTGTTCCAGTTCTGGCAGGCAAGCACAAGCGCTGGCACAAGGATGCCATCTTCATCCTGATCACAGGGCTGCTCTCTGTAGGTATCTGGGTGGCTTGGATCGTCATGTACACCTATGGGAACAATAAATATGGTGGCGCAACATGGGATGACCCTACCCTGGCTATAGCGCTGGTGGCCAACGCATGGGTATTTGTACTGCTCTACACAATACCAGAGGTGTGCTTTCTGACTGAGGAGGACGAGGTGGAATCAGGCTTTGGAGAGGACCTGTACCCCAGCCACGGAGTGGGTTATGAGACCATCTTGAAAGAGCAGAGCTCCCAGAGTATATTTATGGAAAACAAGGCCTTCTCCATGGACGAACCTAACCCAG GTAATAAGCCAGTGTCTCCGTACAGCAACTACAACGGGCAGCTCCGCAGCTCTGTCTACCAGCCCACTGAGCTCGCCCTCATTACCAAGGGAATAGGAAGT CAGATGGACTTGTCATATGATACCGCGATCCCACGAGCCTCCCTGGGCTCTCCCCACTcccagagcagcagcagcagcagcccctCAACACGGCCCGAAGACTCACCCCATGGACAAAAACATGTGACCAAC GGTAACGGATTGCATTGGAAACCTCAGTGGTCAGGCTAA
- the gprc5c gene encoding G-protein coupled receptor family C group 5 member C isoform X2 produces MARLIHRFQTLLLSLTISVPSLLSFSAVSAAPQGCGTNVNSLYFNLCDLSAVWGIILEAFASAGVLASLILLMVLLASLPFLSDKKRRSSVGLDTFFLICTLGLFGLTFAFIVGKDFSTCASRRFLFGVLFAGCFSCLLMKAVNLNLLARRDSGPRGWVLCLGALAFWLVEVVINTEWLIITIVRYPNISVNGSGVLVSAVPCNIANQDFVMALIYVLNLLLAVLVAPVPVLAGKHKRWHKDAIFILITGLLSVGIWVAWIVMYTYGNNKYGGATWDDPTLAIALVANAWVFVLLYTIPEVCFLTEEDEVESGFGEDLYPSHGVGYETILKEQSSQSIFMENKAFSMDEPNPGNKPVSPYSNYNGQLRSSVYQPTELALITKGIGSMDLSYDTAIPRASLGSPHSQSSSSSSPSTRPEDSPHGQKHVTNGNGLHWKPQWSG; encoded by the exons ATGGCTCGCCTCATTCACAGGTTCCAGACCTTACTCCTTTCCCTGACCATCAGCGTTCCCTCTCTACTTAGCTTCAGTGCAGTCAGTGCAGCCCCACAGGGTTGTGGCACCAATGTGAACTCTCTCTACTTCAACCTATGTGACCTCAGTGCCGTCTGGGGAATCATATTGGAGGCATTTGCCTCTGCCGGAGTGCTGGCCTCTCTGATTCTCCTGATGGTGCTCCTGGCCAGTTTACCCTTCTTGTCGGACAAAAAAAGGCGCAGCTCGGTAGGGCTGGACACCTTCTTTCTGATCTGCACCTTGGGCCTTTTTGGCTTGACCTTTGCCTTCATCGTGGGGAAGGACTTTTCCACGTGTGCCTCACGGCGCTTTCTGTTTGGGGTGCTGTTTGCCGGATGCTTCTCTTGCCTCTTGATGAAAGCCGTGAACCTCAACCTGCTGGCCAGGAGGGACTCTGGACCCAGAGGCTGGGTGCTATGCCTGGGTGCTTTGGCGTTctggctggtggaggtggtcaTCAACACAGAATGGCTGATTATCACTATAGTTCGGTATCCCAATATCTCTGTTAATGGCAGTGGAGTTCTTGTCTCTGCCGTGCCTTGCAACATTGCCAACCAGGACTTTGTCATGGCTTTGATCTACGTTCTGAACCTCCTACTGGCCGTCCTCGTGGCACCTGTTCCAGTTCTGGCAGGCAAGCACAAGCGCTGGCACAAGGATGCCATCTTCATCCTGATCACAGGGCTGCTCTCTGTAGGTATCTGGGTGGCTTGGATCGTCATGTACACCTATGGGAACAATAAATATGGTGGCGCAACATGGGATGACCCTACCCTGGCTATAGCGCTGGTGGCCAACGCATGGGTATTTGTACTGCTCTACACAATACCAGAGGTGTGCTTTCTGACTGAGGAGGACGAGGTGGAATCAGGCTTTGGAGAGGACCTGTACCCCAGCCACGGAGTGGGTTATGAGACCATCTTGAAAGAGCAGAGCTCCCAGAGTATATTTATGGAAAACAAGGCCTTCTCCATGGACGAACCTAACCCAG GTAATAAGCCAGTGTCTCCGTACAGCAACTACAACGGGCAGCTCCGCAGCTCTGTCTACCAGCCCACTGAGCTCGCCCTCATTACCAAGGGAATAGGAAGT ATGGACTTGTCATATGATACCGCGATCCCACGAGCCTCCCTGGGCTCTCCCCACTcccagagcagcagcagcagcagcccctCAACACGGCCCGAAGACTCACCCCATGGACAAAAACATGTGACCAAC GGTAACGGATTGCATTGGAAACCTCAGTGGTCAGGCTAA
- the gprc5c gene encoding G-protein coupled receptor family C group 5 member C isoform X3: MARLIHRFQTLLLSLTISVPSLLSFSAVSAAPQGCGTNVNSLYFNLCDLSAVWGIILEAFASAGVLASLILLMVLLASLPFLSDKKRRSSVGLDTFFLICTLGLFGLTFAFIVGKDFSTCASRRFLFGVLFAGCFSCLLMKAVNLNLLARRDSGPRGWVLCLGALAFWLVEVVINTEWLIITIVRYPNISVNGSGVLVSAVPCNIANQDFVMALIYVLNLLLAVLVAPVPVLAGKHKRWHKDAIFILITGLLSVGIWVAWIVMYTYGNNKYGGATWDDPTLAIALVANAWVFVLLYTIPEVCFLTEEDEVESGFGEDLYPSHGVGYETILKEQSSQSIFMENKAFSMDEPNPGNKPVSPYSNYNGQLRSSVYQPTELALITKGIGSGNGLHWKPQWSG; encoded by the exons ATGGCTCGCCTCATTCACAGGTTCCAGACCTTACTCCTTTCCCTGACCATCAGCGTTCCCTCTCTACTTAGCTTCAGTGCAGTCAGTGCAGCCCCACAGGGTTGTGGCACCAATGTGAACTCTCTCTACTTCAACCTATGTGACCTCAGTGCCGTCTGGGGAATCATATTGGAGGCATTTGCCTCTGCCGGAGTGCTGGCCTCTCTGATTCTCCTGATGGTGCTCCTGGCCAGTTTACCCTTCTTGTCGGACAAAAAAAGGCGCAGCTCGGTAGGGCTGGACACCTTCTTTCTGATCTGCACCTTGGGCCTTTTTGGCTTGACCTTTGCCTTCATCGTGGGGAAGGACTTTTCCACGTGTGCCTCACGGCGCTTTCTGTTTGGGGTGCTGTTTGCCGGATGCTTCTCTTGCCTCTTGATGAAAGCCGTGAACCTCAACCTGCTGGCCAGGAGGGACTCTGGACCCAGAGGCTGGGTGCTATGCCTGGGTGCTTTGGCGTTctggctggtggaggtggtcaTCAACACAGAATGGCTGATTATCACTATAGTTCGGTATCCCAATATCTCTGTTAATGGCAGTGGAGTTCTTGTCTCTGCCGTGCCTTGCAACATTGCCAACCAGGACTTTGTCATGGCTTTGATCTACGTTCTGAACCTCCTACTGGCCGTCCTCGTGGCACCTGTTCCAGTTCTGGCAGGCAAGCACAAGCGCTGGCACAAGGATGCCATCTTCATCCTGATCACAGGGCTGCTCTCTGTAGGTATCTGGGTGGCTTGGATCGTCATGTACACCTATGGGAACAATAAATATGGTGGCGCAACATGGGATGACCCTACCCTGGCTATAGCGCTGGTGGCCAACGCATGGGTATTTGTACTGCTCTACACAATACCAGAGGTGTGCTTTCTGACTGAGGAGGACGAGGTGGAATCAGGCTTTGGAGAGGACCTGTACCCCAGCCACGGAGTGGGTTATGAGACCATCTTGAAAGAGCAGAGCTCCCAGAGTATATTTATGGAAAACAAGGCCTTCTCCATGGACGAACCTAACCCAG GTAATAAGCCAGTGTCTCCGTACAGCAACTACAACGGGCAGCTCCGCAGCTCTGTCTACCAGCCCACTGAGCTCGCCCTCATTACCAAGGGAATAGGAAGT GGTAACGGATTGCATTGGAAACCTCAGTGGTCAGGCTAA